From a region of the Sphingopyxis sp. YR583 genome:
- a CDS encoding class I SAM-dependent methyltransferase, translated as MIRPLTLAILLAVSATPLAAKDAGPNYKSALADPARPAADRERDTARKPAELLAFAQIAPGEKVGDYVMGGGYVTRLLAAAVGPTGKVYAFQPSEFIAFKKQYGDDQAAVDAAYDNVDAVAGPFAAPAFATPLDTIITVQNFHDLYLKPFPAGTGDKASAALFAALKPGGTLVVVDHSAAEGSGTTLSDSLHRIDKAAVVAVLTKAGFKLEAESDLYKRTDDPRTANVFDKEIRGKTDQFALRFRKPG; from the coding sequence ATGATCCGCCCGCTTACCCTTGCTATCCTGCTCGCCGTTTCAGCAACTCCGCTCGCCGCCAAAGACGCCGGCCCAAACTATAAGAGCGCCCTCGCCGATCCGGCGCGTCCCGCGGCCGACCGCGAACGCGACACCGCGCGCAAGCCCGCCGAACTGCTCGCGTTCGCCCAGATCGCACCGGGCGAGAAGGTCGGCGACTATGTGATGGGCGGCGGTTATGTTACCCGCCTGCTCGCAGCCGCGGTCGGCCCGACCGGCAAGGTCTATGCCTTCCAGCCTTCCGAATTCATCGCCTTCAAGAAACAATATGGCGACGATCAGGCGGCGGTCGATGCCGCCTATGACAATGTCGATGCCGTCGCCGGACCGTTTGCGGCGCCCGCATTTGCCACACCGCTCGACACGATCATCACGGTGCAGAATTTCCACGACCTCTATCTGAAGCCCTTCCCCGCCGGGACGGGCGACAAGGCGAGCGCCGCACTGTTCGCGGCGCTGAAGCCCGGCGGGACGCTGGTCGTCGTCGACCATAGCGCCGCCGAGGGCAGCGGAACGACGCTGTCGGACAGCCTGCACCGCATCGACAAGGCGGCGGTGGTCGCGGTACTGACCAAGGCGGGTTTCAAGCTGGAGGCCGAAAGCGACCTCTATAAACGCACCGACGATCCGCGTACCGCGAACGTCTTCGACAAGGAAATTCGTGGCAAAACCGACCAGTTTGCGCTGCGTTTCCGCAAACCGGGATAA
- a CDS encoding N-acyl-D-amino-acid deacylase family protein, which yields MHDLVIRGGTVVDGSGGVPFVADVAIDGDRIVAVGEKLGAGREEIDASGKIVTPGFVDVHTHYDGQATWDAEMAPSSWHGVTTVVMGNCGVGFAPAKPDRHEWLISLMEGVEDIPGTALAEGMSWDWETFPEYMDALEKLPRTVDVACHVPHGAVRAYVLGDREKPGAIPTDADIAEMSRIVEEGVRAGALGFSTSRTVLHKSIDGELVPGTTATAEELVAIGRAMGRVGYGVFEMASDMKREWNEFQWMGDLSRETGLPVTFAALQSIAKELPLEEQISEMRKQNATGANIVAQIALRGNGVIMAWQGTVHPFRFKPAWNEIIDLPWDQQLAHLKDPGFRKRMIDEPNIWPESDILDFLKVVAEGWPVQFEMDPDFNYEPRMDESIAHRAAGAGVSASEYAYDLLMKDDGKGFIYFPILNYRDGNLNFLEDLQASDDTVNSLSDGGAHCGTICDAASPTFMLQHWVRDRKGHRIALEQAVKRQCRDTAMLYGLEDRGVLAPGYLADLNVIDMDAIKLGKPWLAFDLPAGGKRLLQKADGYVATIKSGVVTFKDGAMQGPTPGGVIRGPQRVEMAMAAE from the coding sequence ATGCATGATCTGGTGATTCGTGGCGGCACCGTCGTCGATGGTTCGGGCGGAGTGCCCTTTGTCGCGGATGTCGCGATCGACGGCGACCGCATTGTCGCGGTCGGCGAAAAGCTCGGCGCGGGGCGTGAGGAGATCGACGCCAGCGGCAAGATCGTCACCCCCGGCTTTGTCGATGTCCACACCCATTATGACGGACAGGCGACGTGGGATGCCGAAATGGCGCCGTCGAGCTGGCACGGCGTCACCACTGTTGTCATGGGCAATTGCGGCGTCGGCTTCGCCCCCGCCAAGCCCGACCGCCACGAATGGCTGATTTCGCTGATGGAAGGCGTCGAGGATATCCCCGGCACCGCGCTCGCCGAAGGCATGTCGTGGGACTGGGAAACCTTCCCCGAATATATGGATGCGCTCGAAAAGCTGCCGCGCACCGTCGACGTCGCGTGCCATGTGCCGCACGGCGCCGTCCGCGCCTATGTGCTTGGCGACCGCGAAAAGCCCGGCGCGATCCCGACCGACGCGGACATCGCCGAAATGTCGCGCATCGTCGAGGAAGGCGTGCGGGCAGGGGCGCTCGGCTTCTCGACCAGCCGCACGGTGCTGCATAAATCGATCGACGGCGAACTCGTCCCCGGCACCACGGCTACGGCTGAAGAACTGGTCGCGATCGGTCGCGCAATGGGCCGCGTCGGTTACGGCGTGTTCGAAATGGCGAGCGACATGAAACGCGAGTGGAACGAGTTTCAGTGGATGGGGGATCTCAGCCGCGAAACGGGCCTGCCGGTGACTTTCGCCGCGCTCCAGTCGATCGCCAAGGAATTGCCGCTCGAAGAGCAGATTTCGGAAATGCGCAAACAGAACGCGACCGGCGCGAACATCGTCGCGCAGATCGCGCTGCGCGGCAACGGGGTGATCATGGCGTGGCAGGGGACGGTGCATCCGTTCCGCTTCAAGCCGGCATGGAACGAGATCATCGACCTGCCGTGGGACCAGCAACTCGCGCATCTGAAAGATCCAGGGTTCAGGAAGCGGATGATCGACGAGCCCAATATCTGGCCCGAAAGTGACATTCTCGACTTCCTGAAGGTCGTCGCCGAAGGCTGGCCGGTCCAATTCGAAATGGACCCCGATTTCAACTACGAACCGCGGATGGATGAGAGCATCGCCCATCGCGCTGCGGGGGCGGGTGTCAGTGCCTCCGAATATGCCTATGATCTGCTGATGAAGGATGACGGCAAGGGCTTCATCTATTTCCCCATCCTCAACTATCGCGACGGCAACCTCAATTTCCTCGAGGATCTGCAGGCGTCGGACGACACGGTGAACAGCCTGTCCGACGGCGGCGCGCATTGCGGGACGATCTGCGACGCCGCTTCGCCGACCTTCATGCTCCAGCATTGGGTGCGCGATCGCAAAGGCCATCGCATCGCGCTCGAACAGGCCGTGAAGCGCCAGTGCCGCGATACCGCAATGCTCTATGGGCTCGAAGATCGCGGCGTGCTTGCGCCGGGCTATCTCGCCGATCTCAACGTCATCGACATGGACGCGATCAAGCTCGGCAAACCCTGGCTCGCCTTCGACCTGCCTGCAGGGGGCAAGCGCCTGCTGCAAAAGGCCGACGGCTATGTCGCGACGATCAAGTCCGGCGTCGTCACGTTCAAGGATGGCGCAATGCAGGGCCCGACCCCCGGCGGCGTGATCCGCGGCCCGCAGCGCGTCGAAATGGCGATGGCGGCCGAGTGA
- a CDS encoding cupin-like domain-containing protein — MSQPDKRTLLAEGLAAGEEDVALHARLVAGGVSPAAAKYEIDRLAKDPMAAMLRRQAARMAKQRWLLANQDRLAREAEGGFALDTLDAPDPDTFYRHHYEANRPAKLTGLIGHWSALTRWSLDHFAAVAGGAVVEAQVERDRSPDYELAKDDHRRLVRFAELIDWLRKDEASNDIYLTAYNSGTNAAALAPLWDDMAPIALLEPRDRDGFFWLGPKGTLTPWHHDLTNNLLVQVMGRKRVRMAPPWAFDRMKNSRHCFSGWGNEALPAGEGDAATPPVLEAIIGPGEAIFLPVGWWHQVEALDLSASMSFTSFRRSNTHVDDYRSWGEIA, encoded by the coding sequence ATGTCCCAACCCGACAAACGCACCCTGCTTGCCGAAGGTCTCGCCGCTGGCGAGGAAGATGTCGCCCTGCACGCGCGGCTTGTCGCCGGGGGCGTGTCGCCTGCTGCCGCCAAATATGAAATCGACCGGCTCGCCAAGGATCCGATGGCGGCGATGCTGCGCCGGCAGGCGGCGCGCATGGCGAAACAGCGCTGGCTGCTCGCCAATCAGGATCGGCTGGCGCGCGAGGCCGAAGGCGGCTTCGCGCTCGATACGCTCGACGCGCCCGATCCCGACACTTTCTATCGCCATCATTATGAAGCGAACCGCCCCGCGAAGCTCACCGGCCTGATCGGGCACTGGTCGGCGCTAACCCGTTGGTCGCTCGACCATTTTGCGGCGGTTGCGGGCGGTGCCGTCGTCGAAGCGCAGGTCGAACGCGACCGCAGCCCCGATTATGAGCTGGCGAAGGACGACCACCGACGCCTTGTCCGCTTCGCCGAACTGATCGACTGGCTTCGCAAGGACGAAGCCAGCAACGACATCTATCTTACCGCCTATAACAGCGGCACCAACGCGGCAGCGCTGGCACCCTTGTGGGACGATATGGCGCCGATCGCGTTGCTCGAACCCCGCGACCGCGACGGCTTTTTCTGGCTGGGCCCCAAGGGGACGCTGACCCCCTGGCATCACGACCTCACCAACAATCTGCTCGTGCAGGTCATGGGGCGCAAGCGCGTGCGCATGGCGCCGCCGTGGGCGTTCGATCGCATGAAGAACAGCCGGCACTGTTTTTCCGGCTGGGGCAATGAGGCGCTGCCGGCAGGCGAGGGCGATGCCGCGACGCCGCCGGTGCTGGAGGCGATCATCGGTCCGGGCGAAGCGATTTTCCTTCCCGTCGGCTGGTGGCATCAGGTCGAGGCGCTCGACCTGTCGGCAAGCATGAGCTTCACAAGCTTTCGCCGGTCCAATACCCATGTCGACGATTATCGATCCTGGGGAGAAATTGCCTGA
- a CDS encoding acyl-CoA dehydrogenase family protein: MDFAMPADLQAYLDELDAFIDAEIKPLELADDNIRFFDHRREHSRTDWDNQGLPRHDWEELLKKATRKADAAGHWRFSAPKKYGGKDGSNLWMAVIREHFAAKGLGLHNDLQNEHSIVGNFPFVEMFEQFGTSDEQKQEFILGGFEGKRRTAFGLTEPDHGSDATHMETRAVRETRDGVDGWLINGRKMWITGMHVATHCATFCRTSGEDGDAKGITCLLVPTGTEGMTVDEYMWTFNMPTDHPRMTFTDVWVPDDARLGPEGGGLSIAQSFVHQNRIRQAASSLGAAVFCIEESVKYARERKPFGEALAKNQAIQFPLVELATQAEMLRLLIRKTAWDMDNTPHKEVERTLSDKVSMCNYWANRLVCEAADRAMQVHGGIGYSRHKPFEHIYRHHRRYRITEGAEEIQMRKVAAYLFGYLGPRKGLFS, from the coding sequence ATGGATTTTGCAATGCCCGCCGACCTGCAGGCGTATCTGGACGAGCTTGACGCGTTTATCGACGCCGAGATCAAGCCGCTCGAGCTGGCCGACGACAATATCCGCTTCTTCGATCATCGCCGCGAACACAGCCGCACCGACTGGGACAATCAGGGTCTGCCGCGCCACGATTGGGAAGAGCTGCTGAAAAAGGCGACGCGCAAGGCCGATGCCGCGGGCCACTGGCGCTTTTCGGCCCCCAAGAAATATGGCGGCAAGGACGGGTCGAACCTGTGGATGGCGGTGATCCGCGAACATTTCGCCGCGAAAGGGCTCGGCCTCCACAACGATTTGCAGAACGAGCATAGCATCGTCGGCAACTTCCCCTTCGTCGAGATGTTCGAGCAGTTCGGCACGAGCGACGAGCAGAAGCAGGAATTCATCCTCGGCGGGTTCGAGGGCAAGCGCCGCACCGCATTCGGGCTGACCGAACCCGACCATGGATCCGACGCGACACATATGGAAACGCGTGCCGTTCGCGAGACCCGCGATGGCGTCGACGGATGGCTGATCAACGGCCGCAAGATGTGGATCACCGGCATGCATGTCGCGACGCATTGCGCGACCTTCTGCCGCACCAGCGGCGAGGATGGCGATGCGAAGGGCATCACCTGCCTGCTCGTTCCCACCGGGACCGAAGGCATGACGGTCGACGAATATATGTGGACCTTCAACATGCCGACCGACCACCCGCGCATGACCTTCACCGATGTGTGGGTGCCCGACGACGCGCGGCTCGGTCCCGAGGGCGGCGGGCTGTCGATCGCGCAGAGCTTCGTCCACCAGAACCGCATCCGGCAGGCGGCGTCATCGCTCGGCGCCGCGGTCTTCTGCATCGAGGAGAGCGTGAAATATGCGCGCGAGCGCAAGCCCTTCGGTGAGGCGCTGGCGAAGAATCAGGCGATCCAGTTCCCGCTCGTCGAGCTCGCGACACAGGCAGAGATGCTGCGCCTGCTGATCCGCAAGACCGCTTGGGACATGGACAACACCCCGCACAAGGAGGTCGAGCGCACCCTCTCCGACAAGGTGAGCATGTGCAACTATTGGGCGAACCGGCTCGTCTGCGAAGCCGCCGACCGCGCGATGCAGGTGCATGGCGGCATCGGCTACTCGCGGCACAAGCCGTTCGAGCATATCTATCGCCACCACCGCCGCTATCGCATCACCGAGGGGGCCGAAGAAATCCAGATGCGCAAGGTCGCGGCCTATCTGTTCGGCTATCTGGGGCCGCGCAAGGGCCTGTTTTCCTGA
- a CDS encoding phosphotransferase family protein, whose protein sequence is MNDLAELLSAFMARVAHPGELSALARLSGGANMESWAFDWAGSSYVLRRAPSADYMAGRPYGHADEAALVIAAHDAGVKAPEVVGVLEAGDGMGTGYVMRRVIAEVNPAKILADPPPSLLADLGRELARIHAIPSATIPAAIPLMDTAEALAELKARFLSYGGDRPVIALAIRWCEDHLPEPANPVLVHGDYRMGNVMVDADGLAAVLDWELAHRGDAHEDLAFGCMTVWRFGRLDTPAFGVGSLDDYFTAYEAAGGGKVDRARFRFWLVYRTLWWALGCLQMGQAWRSGADPTVERVVIGRRTAEQELDLILLLEEEAPGNERDRALPPSPAATPTPDGEPTNREIVQAVRDWIEESIKPQTQGHAKFEAVVAMNALGIVMRDLDAGVRAEDKILAEAMLSGASTLAEPGLLARLRRDMLDKCAIDSPKYAALAAARAEWRG, encoded by the coding sequence ATGAACGACCTCGCCGAACTGCTGTCCGCCTTTATGGCCCGCGTCGCCCATCCCGGCGAACTTTCCGCGCTCGCTCGCCTGTCGGGCGGCGCGAATATGGAAAGCTGGGCGTTCGACTGGGCCGGAAGCAGCTATGTTCTGCGCCGCGCGCCGTCGGCGGACTATATGGCGGGGCGACCCTATGGCCACGCCGACGAGGCGGCGCTGGTCATCGCGGCGCATGATGCTGGGGTGAAGGCGCCCGAAGTCGTCGGCGTGCTCGAAGCCGGCGACGGCATGGGCACCGGCTATGTGATGCGGCGCGTGATCGCCGAGGTGAACCCGGCGAAAATTCTCGCCGACCCGCCGCCGTCGCTGCTCGCCGACCTCGGCCGCGAACTGGCGCGCATCCACGCGATTCCTTCCGCTACGATCCCGGCGGCGATCCCGCTGATGGACACGGCGGAGGCGCTCGCGGAACTGAAGGCGCGCTTCCTGTCCTATGGCGGCGATCGGCCCGTGATCGCCCTCGCGATCCGCTGGTGCGAGGATCATCTGCCCGAACCCGCGAACCCCGTGCTCGTTCATGGCGATTATCGGATGGGCAATGTCATGGTCGATGCAGACGGCCTCGCGGCCGTACTCGACTGGGAACTTGCACACCGCGGCGACGCGCATGAGGATCTGGCCTTTGGCTGCATGACCGTGTGGCGGTTCGGGCGGCTCGACACGCCGGCGTTCGGGGTCGGCAGCCTCGACGATTATTTCACCGCTTATGAAGCGGCTGGCGGGGGTAAGGTCGACCGTGCCCGCTTCCGCTTCTGGCTCGTCTACCGGACCCTGTGGTGGGCGCTCGGCTGTTTGCAGATGGGACAGGCGTGGCGCAGTGGCGCCGACCCGACGGTCGAGCGCGTCGTCATCGGCCGGCGTACAGCGGAGCAGGAACTCGATCTGATACTGCTGCTCGAAGAAGAAGCGCCGGGGAACGAACGGGACAGGGCGCTGCCGCCATCGCCCGCAGCCACTCCGACGCCGGACGGCGAGCCGACGAACCGCGAAATCGTGCAGGCGGTGCGCGACTGGATCGAGGAATCGATCAAGCCGCAGACGCAAGGCCATGCGAAATTCGAAGCGGTGGTCGCCATGAACGCGCTCGGCATCGTGATGCGCGATCTCGATGCCGGCGTGCGGGCGGAGGACAAGATTCTGGCGGAAGCCATGCTGTCGGGAGCCTCGACGCTTGCCGAACCCGGTCTGCTCGCAAGGTTGCGTCGCGATATGCTCGACAAATGCGCGATCGACAGCCCGAAATATGCCGCGCTGGCCGCGGCGCGCGCCGAATGGCGGGGATAA
- a CDS encoding zinc-dependent alcohol dehydrogenase family protein, with product MRAVQLRAPASLDNLTLADLPDPGDPGPGEIRVRLAASSLNFHDFAVVAGMIPTAENRIPMSDGAGTVEAVGEGVTDHKVGDSVVSLFFPYWADGAPPASAFTQVPGDGIDGYAREVVVTPGHWFTRAPEGWSAAEAATLTCAGLTAWRALFVDGVTQPGSTVLIQGSGGVSVFALQFAKAAGARVIATSSSDAKLERLKALGADELINYKEVPTWGARALELTGGRGVDTVVEIGGAGTLDQSMLAARVGGHVALIGVLAGIVGPVKTALLMSKNLRVQGLTVGSRAQQLAMIAGVEANGIRPVLDRHFPLENLADAFRHQVSNAHFGKIILDI from the coding sequence ATGCGGGCGGTCCAGCTTCGCGCCCCCGCTTCCCTCGATAATCTGACGCTGGCCGATCTTCCCGACCCCGGTGATCCGGGGCCGGGCGAGATTCGGGTGCGGCTGGCCGCATCGTCGCTCAATTTCCATGATTTTGCGGTCGTCGCCGGGATGATCCCGACCGCCGAAAACCGTATCCCGATGTCCGATGGCGCAGGGACGGTCGAGGCGGTGGGTGAGGGCGTGACCGACCATAAAGTCGGTGACAGCGTCGTGTCGCTCTTCTTTCCCTATTGGGCCGACGGCGCGCCGCCGGCGAGCGCCTTCACGCAAGTTCCCGGCGATGGCATCGACGGCTATGCGCGCGAAGTGGTGGTGACGCCCGGGCATTGGTTCACGCGTGCTCCCGAGGGCTGGTCGGCGGCCGAGGCGGCGACGCTCACCTGCGCCGGGCTGACCGCATGGCGCGCGCTGTTCGTCGACGGCGTCACCCAGCCGGGCTCGACCGTGCTGATTCAGGGCAGCGGCGGGGTATCGGTCTTCGCGCTGCAATTTGCCAAGGCAGCGGGCGCGCGCGTGATCGCGACAAGTTCGTCCGACGCGAAGCTCGAACGATTGAAGGCGCTCGGCGCCGACGAGCTGATCAATTACAAGGAGGTGCCGACGTGGGGCGCCCGGGCGCTCGAACTGACGGGCGGGCGCGGGGTCGATACGGTGGTCGAGATCGGCGGGGCGGGCACTCTCGACCAGTCGATGCTCGCGGCGCGTGTTGGCGGGCATGTTGCACTGATCGGGGTGCTGGCGGGGATTGTCGGGCCGGTGAAGACCGCGCTGCTGATGAGCAAGAATTTGCGCGTGCAGGGGCTGACCGTCGGCAGCCGCGCACAGCAACTCGCGATGATCGCGGGGGTCGAGGCGAACGGCATTCGTCCGGTCCTCGACCGGCACTTTCCGCTCGAAAATCTTGCCGACGCATTTCGCCATCAAGTGTCGAACGCGCATTTCGGCAAGATTATCCTCGATATCTAG
- a CDS encoding serine hydrolase domain-containing protein translates to MRGKRLALAMMLACAASVAPFSPLHAQAAPAETLKIDKARIDAALKAMIADERAVGTSALIWQDGREVYFGSAGMADREAKRPMRRDTIAQIYSMTKPVTGVALMQLWEQGKFRLDDPLSEYLPEYADMRVYAGKDAAGQPLYVPAERPITVRDILRHTAGFVYGAGPTPAHDAYVAADPLALTIPLSEASKRLAAVPLLYQPGTQWEYSIAVDVQAALVEKLSGQPFADYVREHIFLPLKMTETAWRQPDARLPRFAAMNVMKEGKLVQQDAAAARKLNFEDHALTPGGFGLASTLDDYQRFARMLLNRGELDGVRILKSSTVKLMATDQLDPAITKRAWLPGKGAVGFGFDFAVRKSPPQIPAENRGAVGEFFWDGAASTLFWVDPANRLTAVFFVQKMPYDGTLHRDFRAAVYGPDYKGPAGD, encoded by the coding sequence ATGCGCGGCAAGCGACTGGCACTGGCGATGATGCTGGCATGTGCGGCATCGGTGGCGCCCTTCTCTCCGTTGCACGCGCAAGCCGCCCCCGCCGAAACATTGAAAATCGACAAGGCGCGAATCGATGCGGCGCTGAAGGCGATGATCGCCGATGAGCGCGCCGTGGGGACATCGGCGCTGATCTGGCAGGATGGGCGCGAGGTCTATTTCGGTAGCGCCGGCATGGCCGACCGCGAAGCGAAGCGCCCGATGCGCCGCGACACGATCGCGCAAATCTATTCGATGACTAAGCCGGTGACCGGCGTCGCGCTGATGCAGCTTTGGGAACAGGGCAAGTTCCGTCTCGACGATCCGCTTTCCGAATATCTCCCTGAATATGCCGATATGCGCGTTTATGCGGGCAAGGATGCGGCGGGCCAACCGCTCTACGTGCCCGCCGAACGTCCGATAACCGTTCGCGACATCCTGCGCCACACCGCGGGCTTCGTCTATGGCGCCGGACCGACCCCCGCGCATGATGCCTATGTCGCGGCCGACCCGCTCGCGCTGACGATCCCGCTGTCGGAAGCGAGCAAGCGCCTCGCCGCCGTGCCGTTGCTTTATCAGCCGGGCACGCAGTGGGAATATAGCATCGCGGTCGACGTTCAGGCCGCACTTGTCGAAAAACTCTCGGGACAGCCGTTCGCCGACTATGTGCGTGAGCATATCTTCTTGCCGCTGAAGATGACCGAAACCGCCTGGCGCCAGCCCGACGCGCGGTTGCCCCGCTTTGCCGCGATGAATGTGATGAAGGAGGGCAAGCTCGTTCAGCAGGACGCTGCCGCCGCCCGCAAGCTCAATTTCGAAGATCATGCGCTAACCCCCGGCGGCTTCGGCCTCGCGTCGACGCTCGACGATTACCAGCGTTTCGCGCGCATGCTCCTGAACCGGGGTGAACTCGACGGCGTGCGCATCCTTAAATCCTCGACCGTAAAGCTGATGGCGACCGACCAGCTTGATCCGGCGATCACCAAACGCGCATGGCTCCCCGGCAAGGGGGCGGTCGGTTTCGGTTTCGATTTCGCGGTCCGCAAATCGCCTCCCCAAATCCCGGCCGAAAATCGCGGCGCAGTCGGCGAATTTTTCTGGGACGGCGCAGCCTCGACGCTCTTCTGGGTCGACCCGGCGAACAGGCTTACCGCGGTCTTCTTCGTCCAGAAGATGCCCTATGACGGCACGCTGCATCGCGATTTCCGTGCAGCGGTCTATGGGCCCGATTATAAGGGGCCGGCAGGGGATTAG
- a CDS encoding alkylphosphonate utilization protein, with amino-acid sequence MTSDDEDYVYDEASGEWLSAGEARERAAAASAGPEVRDAVGNLLSDGDSVVLVKDLTVKGAGQTLKVGTVIKSIRLTGDDQEIDCRHDGIKGLVLRAEFVRKR; translated from the coding sequence ATGACCAGCGACGACGAAGATTATGTCTATGACGAGGCAAGCGGCGAATGGCTGTCCGCCGGCGAAGCTCGCGAGCGGGCGGCGGCGGCATCCGCCGGTCCCGAGGTGCGCGACGCCGTCGGCAACTTGCTGAGCGATGGCGACTCGGTCGTGCTGGTCAAGGATCTGACCGTCAAAGGCGCGGGGCAGACGCTGAAGGTCGGCACGGTGATAAAGTCGATCCGCCTGACCGGCGACGATCAGGAAATCGACTGCCGCCACGATGGCATCAAGGGCCTCGTCCTGCGCGCCGAATTTGTCCGCAAGCGCTAG
- a CDS encoding enoyl-CoA hydratase, whose protein sequence is MSLVLVARDDAVATVTLNRPEAMNALSRALRGELAGAMRELAADESIRAIVLTGAGERAFTAGLDLKELGADTSNLGAANATDADENPVKAIELCPQPVIGAINGVAITGGFEVALACDILIASTNARFADTHARVGVMPGWGLSQKLSRLIGIGRAKELSLTGNFLGAEAARDWGLVNRVVAPEALLPAAQALARDIATADPAMVRGYKRLIDDGYALAFAEGLALEQERSTAANRGVRAEEVESRRLAVIERGREHAG, encoded by the coding sequence ATGTCTCTGGTTCTTGTCGCACGCGACGACGCCGTTGCCACCGTTACGCTTAACCGTCCCGAGGCGATGAATGCATTATCGCGGGCGCTGCGTGGCGAGCTGGCCGGGGCAATGCGGGAATTGGCGGCCGATGAAAGCATTCGCGCAATCGTCCTGACCGGTGCTGGCGAGCGAGCCTTTACTGCCGGGCTTGATCTCAAGGAATTGGGCGCCGACACAAGCAACCTTGGCGCCGCCAATGCGACCGATGCGGACGAAAATCCGGTAAAGGCGATCGAACTCTGTCCGCAGCCGGTGATCGGTGCGATCAACGGGGTGGCGATCACTGGCGGGTTCGAAGTCGCGCTGGCGTGCGACATTTTGATCGCCTCGACCAACGCGCGCTTCGCCGACACGCATGCCCGCGTCGGCGTGATGCCGGGATGGGGCCTGTCGCAGAAACTGTCGCGCCTGATCGGCATTGGCCGCGCGAAGGAATTGTCGCTGACCGGCAATTTTCTGGGGGCCGAGGCAGCACGGGACTGGGGCTTGGTGAACCGCGTCGTAGCGCCCGAAGCACTGCTGCCGGCTGCGCAGGCGCTCGCCCGGGACATCGCAACCGCCGACCCGGCCATGGTCCGCGGATATAAGCGCCTTATCGATGACGGTTATGCGCTGGCCTTTGCGGAAGGACTCGCACTCGAACAGGAACGCTCGACCGCGGCAAACCGCGGGGTTCGCGCCGAAGAGGTCGAGTCGCGCCGGCTGGCGGTGATCGAGCGGGGCCGCGAACACGCGGGCTGA
- a CDS encoding DMT family transporter, with protein sequence MQYLYLGIAIVAEVIATSFLKQADGFRNLGPSLIMAAGYIVAFYFLSLALRDIPTGIAYAIWSGVGIVLITTVAWIFQGQRLDAPAMIGMALIVAGVAVMNIWSKTAAH encoded by the coding sequence TTGCAATATCTCTATCTCGGCATCGCAATCGTCGCCGAAGTGATCGCTACCTCATTCCTCAAGCAAGCCGACGGTTTCCGGAACCTCGGCCCGTCGCTGATCATGGCGGCGGGCTATATCGTCGCCTTCTATTTCCTGTCGTTGGCGCTGCGCGATATCCCGACGGGCATCGCCTATGCGATCTGGTCAGGGGTCGGCATCGTCCTGATCACCACCGTCGCCTGGATATTTCAGGGCCAGCGCCTCGACGCCCCCGCGATGATCGGCATGGCGCTGATCGTCGCGGGAGTGGCGGTTATGAACATCTGGTCGAAGACGGCCGCCCACTGA